In the Actinomycetota bacterium genome, GTGCCGTCGAGGATCGAGAAGAGACACAATTCATGCCTGAGAACGCCATCGGCTCCGATGAAGAACTGAGGCAGGTGTTGACGGGGCGGGTGGCAGCCGGCCCCATCTCAGCTCGCCAGATCCTCACGACCGACCAGTGGGTCGCCTTGACGGCGGAGATCAAGCCGCTTGCCGAGCGGATTCCGGAAGGTAGGCAAGCCATCACCGTGTCCGTGGACTCGGTCCGTGGTGTCAACGGCTTCATCGAACCTGGGGACCGCATCAACGTGATCGTGACACTTCAGGCGGGTATCTCGGACTTCGTGCAGCAGAGCGTCGACTCTGGTGTTCCACTCTCCCCGGATGAGCTGGCAGCCATCGAGCAACAGGTGAACGCGGGCTTGATCACACGCTTCGTCATGCAGGGATTACCGGTGCTTGCCGTCGGCAGTAAGATCCGAGCCGAGGAAAATGTCGACCGGAACGTGACGGTCACGACCGTCGCCGCCGAGGGTGAACAGCCGGCCGACCAGAGCCGGGGTGTGCTGACGCTGGAAGTCACGCCCGAAGAGGCCGAGAGACTTGTGTTCACGTTTGAGAATGGCAGTGTCTGGCTGACATTGGTCCCAGCGGACTTCGTGCCGGTCCCGACCGAAGGTGTGACCAGGGATACGTTGTTCGAGGAGCCAGGTGTCGGACGCTAAGCGGACGTTTGACGGTAGTGGGATTCTCATCGTCGACGGCGATGAAGGTTTCCTCAGTGATGCCAACCGCATGTTCGAGAGCGGTGTGGGGACCTCCAGCTCGATAGCGGCTGCTCAGAGGGCCGTCACAGACGGCAATATCGATCTCATCGTCCTCGGACCGAGCTTCGCAACCGAGACCGGCATTCGGGATGCGAGTTTCCTCGTCGAGGATGACCCGGGGCTGGCTGTCGTTGTGGTAGCCGGTACGGTGACCGCGACCTTGTTGAGGGCCGCGATGCGCGCCGGGTTTGTCGACGTGATCGAAGCTCCTCTCGACACGGGCAAGATGGCCGAGGCGATGGGACAGGCCGAGCGCCTCGGGCGACGTCGACAATCCGGGATGCTCCCGGCCGAGCCGTTCAGCGGTCCGTACAGAGAAGCACGGGTCATTACGGTGATGTCGGCGAAAGGTGGGAGCGGGAAGACCGTGACCGCGACCAACCTCACAATGCTGCTCGCGAAGGCCTACGACCCTTCACGAGTCTGTATTGTCGACGCAGACCTTCAGTTCGGTGATGTCTGCCTTGTGCTGCAGCTCGAACCGAAACTGACCATCGTGGATGCGTCGCACGAATTGGAGCATTTGGACGAGTCGCTCCTCGATTCGATCCTCACCGTACATCCATCCGGCCTGAGGGTGTTGGCTGCCCCGCTCGAACCGGTGTTCGCGGACCAGGTGTCAACTGCAGCGATGACCGAAATCATCAACCGTCTCCGTCCGATGTTCGACTACATCGTCGTCGATACGGCATCGTTGCTCGACGAGTTGCTCCTCTCGCTGCTCGAGCGTTCCGACCAGGTACTGTTCGTCGTTGACATGGACCTGCCGAGTGTCAAGAACGCCAAACTCGCTCTTGAGACGCTGCGTCTCCTCAAATTCCCGTCCGCGAAGATTCAACTCGTGCTCAACAGAAGCAACGCGCGTGCCCGACTCGACGAGAAAGAGATCGAGAAATCACTGAAGCTGAAGATATCTGCGGCGATCCCATCGGATGGGATGGTTCCTGCCTCGGTCAATGAGGGCAGGCCGGTGGTGGAGTCCGCTCCCCGCTCGAAGGTGGCCAAGGGTTTCGAATCGGTATTCAGGCTGGTTTCCGGACCCGAAAAGACTGGTTCAGGTCGCTCGGGAAAGCGCCGATGGTTGTCGTAGAGAGCTGATAGATTTGGCGGCGGACCCCCAGAGGCGCCGGTAAAGGGGAAAGCGAGCATCATGGCATCACTGTCCGAACGAGTCGCAGCGGCGAAGACCTCAGAGGTGGGTTACGACGCCAAGCGCGAGTCGATGTTCCGCGAGCTGCGGGGCCGGCTGCATTTCAAGGTCGTCGAAGAACTCGGACCGACTCTTTACGACCGGCAGATGAGCGATGCCGAACTGCGGCTACGTGTCACCGAAATGCTCGAGTGGGCATTCAGCCAGGAAGACAGCGTCGGACTCTCGCGTGCCGAGAAAACGCAGCTGCTCAACGAGATCACCAACGATGTCCTCGGCTACGGTCCGATCGATCCGTTGTTGAACGACCCGGAAGTCACCGAAATCATGGTGAACGGGCCGTTCCAGGTGTTCACCGAACGTCACGGCAAGCTCGAGAAGACCGACGTTCGCTTTGTCGACGAGGTACATCTGCGTCGCATCATCGACAAGATCGTCGGTGATGTCGGGCGCCGGATCGACGAGGCAACCCCGCTGGTCGACGCAAGGCTGCCCGACGGTTCCCGAGTCAACGCGGTCATTCATCCACTGGCGATCGGTGGGCCGTTTCTGACGATCCGAAAGTTTGCCGTCGACCCGTACACGGAAGCGGACCTGATCAGCTTCGGAACGCTGACCGAGAGGGTTGCACGTTTTGTCGAAGCGTGTGTGAAAGGGCGTCTGAACATCATCATCAGCGGTGGCACCGGTTCGGGAAAGACGACCACGCTCAACGTGTTGTCCGGGTACCTGCCGATGGACGAACGCATCGTCACGATCGAAGATGCGGCAGAGCTTCAGCTCCGTCAGGAGCATGTACTCAGCCTGGAATCCCGTCCGGCGAATCTCGAGGGCAAAGGCCAGATCGTGATTCGGGACCTGGTGCGGAACTCCTTGCGTATGCGCCCGGACCGTATCGTCGTCGGTGAGGCCCGTGGGGGAGAGGCTCTCGACATGCTCCAGGCCATGAACACGGGCCATGATGGATCGCTGACGACCATCCACTCCAACTCTCCGAGAGACACTCTGGCTCGTATCGAAACCATGGTGCTGATGGCCGGGTTCGACCTTCCTGTGAGAGCCATTCGGGAGCAAGTTGCTTCGGCAGTCAACCTGATCGTGCACCAGGCACGTCTGAGAGACGGGACCCGCCGCATCACCCACATCACCGAAGTGGAAGGCATGGAAGGCGACATCATCACCCTCCAGGATCTGTTCCTGTTCGACTTCGGGATGGGCGTCGATGAGAACGGTCGTTATCTGGGTCGTCTCAAAGCGACGGGCATCCGTCCGACCTTCTCCGGGCACCTGCAGGACATGGGTATCAGTTTGCCGAGCGACTTGTTCGACCCCGAACCGTTCTCGCGG is a window encoding:
- the cpaB gene encoding Flp pilus assembly protein CpaB, with translation MGRRTLVLIVALLLAAVAAFALWQFMSNVQNEAEAKLEYRTVYRSTDLIAEGTEGSLVLSQKRAVEDREETQFMPENAIGSDEELRQVLTGRVAAGPISARQILTTDQWVALTAEIKPLAERIPEGRQAITVSVDSVRGVNGFIEPGDRINVIVTLQAGISDFVQQSVDSGVPLSPDELAAIEQQVNAGLITRFVMQGLPVLAVGSKIRAEENVDRNVTVTTVAAEGEQPADQSRGVLTLEVTPEEAERLVFTFENGSVWLTLVPADFVPVPTEGVTRDTLFEEPGVGR
- a CDS encoding CpaF family protein, translating into MASLSERVAAAKTSEVGYDAKRESMFRELRGRLHFKVVEELGPTLYDRQMSDAELRLRVTEMLEWAFSQEDSVGLSRAEKTQLLNEITNDVLGYGPIDPLLNDPEVTEIMVNGPFQVFTERHGKLEKTDVRFVDEVHLRRIIDKIVGDVGRRIDEATPLVDARLPDGSRVNAVIHPLAIGGPFLTIRKFAVDPYTEADLISFGTLTERVARFVEACVKGRLNIIISGGTGSGKTTTLNVLSGYLPMDERIVTIEDAAELQLRQEHVLSLESRPANLEGKGQIVIRDLVRNSLRMRPDRIVVGEARGGEALDMLQAMNTGHDGSLTTIHSNSPRDTLARIETMVLMAGFDLPVRAIREQVASAVNLIVHQARLRDGTRRITHITEVEGMEGDIITLQDLFLFDFGMGVDENGRYLGRLKATGIRPTFSGHLQDMGISLPSDLFDPEPFSRREGQYGR
- a CDS encoding AAA family ATPase — protein: MSDAKRTFDGSGILIVDGDEGFLSDANRMFESGVGTSSSIAAAQRAVTDGNIDLIVLGPSFATETGIRDASFLVEDDPGLAVVVVAGTVTATLLRAAMRAGFVDVIEAPLDTGKMAEAMGQAERLGRRRQSGMLPAEPFSGPYREARVITVMSAKGGSGKTVTATNLTMLLAKAYDPSRVCIVDADLQFGDVCLVLQLEPKLTIVDASHELEHLDESLLDSILTVHPSGLRVLAAPLEPVFADQVSTAAMTEIINRLRPMFDYIVVDTASLLDELLLSLLERSDQVLFVVDMDLPSVKNAKLALETLRLLKFPSAKIQLVLNRSNARARLDEKEIEKSLKLKISAAIPSDGMVPASVNEGRPVVESAPRSKVAKGFESVFRLVSGPEKTGSGRSGKRRWLS